A window of Paremcibacter congregatus contains these coding sequences:
- a CDS encoding RNA polymerase sigma factor, producing MKHKNEETLDDWFLNAVLPHEPALLRYLYRNWRENPSEVKDLCQEVLTRVYTAARQERPQQIKAFIFSTARNLMCDLARRAQVVRIDSVMDVESLNVPNDGVGPEGQFSARQELILLQAAMETLSSKCQRVIEMRRVYGYSQRETAKRLNISEAAVESHIQRGIQRLSNALQHISEIAASKCDAKGGYAAHKENKT from the coding sequence ATGAAACATAAAAATGAAGAGACACTCGACGACTGGTTCCTGAATGCTGTGTTGCCCCATGAACCGGCGCTTTTGAGGTATCTATATCGTAACTGGCGGGAGAATCCTTCTGAGGTCAAAGACTTATGTCAGGAAGTCCTGACCAGAGTTTATACGGCCGCCCGTCAGGAGAGGCCGCAGCAGATCAAGGCATTTATCTTCAGTACAGCACGCAATTTGATGTGCGATCTGGCGCGGCGGGCGCAAGTGGTGCGGATTGACAGTGTGATGGATGTAGAAAGTCTGAATGTTCCCAATGATGGTGTGGGGCCGGAAGGACAGTTCTCGGCCCGGCAGGAACTGATTCTGCTGCAGGCGGCAATGGAAACCCTGTCTTCAAAATGTCAACGGGTGATAGAAATGAGACGGGTATATGGATATTCGCAGCGAGAGACGGCAAAGCGCCTGAATATTTCAGAGGCGGCAGTTGAATCGCATATACAAAGAGGCATTCAGCGCCTGTCAAATGCGCTGCAACATATTTCAGAAATTGCGGCATCTAAATGTGATGCCAAGGGCGGCTATGCTGCTCATAAGGAGAATAAGACGTGA
- a CDS encoding FecR family protein, translating into MTQLSGGAFLPSAEEIEREAATWLAKLDKTHNGKGVTVDLEAYAAQDPEFDLWLKASVGHRVALLRLLSVWKRTGRLQSAMPANESLAEVLPLWSRVGHSKAWGALAASILIIFSLISMNYYLAEPAMTVYQTARGGQQLVPLSDGSRINLNSDTRLDADMTAGERIIILERGEAFFEVSRDEKRPFKIYTGNEVITVLGTKFAVHRRDHGVEVAVTEGRVQVECLSFKCDSTASTAIMTAGDVAKTDNGHLLVENKGVDAIARDLSWRQGFIDFDQASLEEAAEEFNRYNAIELVIEDADIARIPVSGKFRTDNLDAFVRFLTEGFGFQVVRKDTQILVFR; encoded by the coding sequence GTGACACAATTATCAGGTGGCGCATTTCTTCCCTCAGCCGAAGAGATCGAACGGGAAGCCGCCACATGGCTCGCGAAACTGGACAAGACCCATAACGGTAAGGGGGTAACTGTTGATCTGGAGGCTTACGCCGCCCAGGATCCGGAGTTTGATCTCTGGTTGAAGGCATCCGTGGGGCATCGCGTGGCGCTTCTGCGTTTGCTGTCTGTATGGAAACGGACAGGGCGTCTGCAGTCGGCAATGCCGGCCAATGAAAGCCTGGCCGAGGTGCTTCCGCTGTGGAGCCGTGTTGGTCACAGCAAGGCCTGGGGTGCTCTTGCGGCCTCTATCCTGATTATTTTCAGCCTGATCAGCATGAATTATTATTTGGCAGAACCTGCCATGACCGTATATCAGACAGCCCGAGGCGGGCAACAGCTTGTGCCTTTGTCTGACGGGTCACGGATTAACCTGAATTCGGATACCCGGCTTGACGCAGATATGACCGCGGGGGAGCGGATCATTATTCTAGAGCGCGGAGAGGCTTTCTTTGAAGTGTCCCGCGACGAAAAAAGACCTTTCAAAATTTATACCGGCAACGAGGTGATTACCGTGCTGGGGACGAAGTTTGCGGTGCATCGGCGGGATCATGGTGTTGAAGTCGCCGTCACGGAAGGCCGGGTTCAGGTAGAGTGTTTGAGTTTCAAATGTGATTCCACGGCTTCTACAGCGATTATGACAGCCGGGGATGTGGCAAAAACCGATAACGGGCATTTGCTGGTTGAAAACAAGGGGGTTGATGCGATCGCCCGTGACCTGAGCTGGCGCCAGGGGTTTATTGATTTTGACCAGGCAAGTCTGGAGGAGGCGGCGGAAGAGTTCAATCGTTATAATGCCATTGAGCTGGTGATCGAAGATGCGGATATTGCACGGATTCCGGTAAGTGGTAAATTCAGAACCGATAATCTGGATGCATTTGTGCGGTTTTTGACCGAAGGTTTTGGATTTCAGGTGGTGAGGAAAGACACTCAAATTCTGGTTTTCAGATAA